The genomic stretch GCACGATCCAGATGAGGCAGGACCAGAGCAGCAGCACGAAGGTCAGCCAGCTGTGGTAGGTGATGCTCCACACCTGCAGGACAGAAAAGCTCAGCCTCTCCCCTTTTTCAGGCTCATGACTTGGAGAAAAATTCTTGAGGGCCACAACGGGGTGCCCCCCTTACCATCATGGCAATGAGGGCGCAGACGTAGCTCTGCTTCATGATGACGTGCCACAGTGCCTGCAGGGGCAGCCGCTCCGCCGGACGGTCCCTGCCTGGCCAGggggagcaggagctgtgagCCCCCACCgcactgcagggcagggatggggcagcgctggggctgggctTACCCGGCGGCATAGTGTCACCCATGACATGGATGGTGCAGTTCTCCGTGCTCCGCTTCCCAGTGCTGGAGGACAGCATGGgctgggggggggaaggggcaGAGAGGGCTGAGCAGCCACTGGCACCCCCAGAGCACCAGGGTGCCGTTCCCCCAACTCACCTTGGTGTCCTCGGCCACGCCGTCGCTGTCCTTGGGCCAGCTCTCCAGCTCCACTAGATCATGTGCCAGGGgctgcactggcactgctgctctctgcaaggGCAACAAGGCAGCTATAACCCGGGGGGGCCCCATCCTCGAGCACAGCACCCCCTCCACCAAGCGCCCTGAGCCTTTGGGGTAcacgcagccccacagcccctcaCCCTGGCATCCAGGCGGCGCAGCTTCAGCAGCGTGGCCACGGTGTAgtagagcagcagcaggatgccGGGGTTGGCATAGACAGGCCAGGGGTGGTCGGTGTTGAGCTGCAGAGCGTTGGGCCGGGAGCAGTTGCTGTACAGGATGATGTCCTTGAAGCCAAACACCctgcagggaggggggggggacaTGGATGGCATTAACCCCCTGGAACCGGCGATGTCCCCACCCCCGCAGCGCTGGGCTGTGAGCAGGGTGGGAGCCAAGCAGCAGCCGCGCTGGCTGCAAACCATCCCTGGGGACGTGGGGACCCGTGGTAGGGGGTACACATGGAGGGGGACACCCACGGCACCGCTCACCGCGCCCAGATGGTGGGGGGTGGGAAGACCCCCTGCACGAAGGGCGCTTGGTAGGCGTAGAGGCACAGGAGGTGGGCAGCGGCGTAGAGGCCGACGAGGACGCAGAGGGCGTCGAAGGCGGCGCGGCTGGAGGGGAGGTGGCATGCCCACCAGGTGCACAGCCCCACGAACAGCAGGTAGTAGACGCTGGAGGAGGCGGAGGGCAGGGTGATCCCTGCAGAGCAGCGCCCCGTGGGCGGTCAGTCACCAGCACCCCCTGAGCGGAGATCCCCCAAATTCATCACGTGCTCCCACCCCCCTACCGTCCCCCCAGCCCCGGACCCACCGGCCAaggccagcagcaggatggcCAGCCCCTTCCCGGCCGCCCACAGCACCCAGTGCGCCGTCACCCGCAGCCTGGCACTGAGCGGCGTGTCCCCGCCGGCCGTGCCACCGCGCCGCTCCACGtcctgctcctcttccccctGTGGCAGGCAGGAAGCACAGCAGTGAGCCCCGTCCCCCCCGTGGGCTCCCCCAGTCCCCGCTGCTggccgtgcctcagtttccccaccgCACGGGGCCCAGCCCTGCACCTGGCCGTGTTTATCTCGCAGCCGCTTGGAAAGCGCCTCCGAAACACGGCTGCTTTTCTTGGCAGCGGCAGCCGGGttcccagcactgagcttttTTCCAGGCTGCCTCCCGCGCTCACTGCAAAGGCATCCGCGCTGCCAGCGCTCCGGTTACAGCGGGGCTGCAGGATGCACCCGAAATGGGGCTGGGACGTGGAGGTGACACCAGCACGGAGCGGCATGGGTGACGCTGGTGCCACACGCACAGGgctggcatggcacagcatggcacggcacggcacTGCATGGCAAGGCACGGCTCCCAGCTGGCTCCACCCCCAGCCGTGGGCAGCCTGCACTTTGCCGTCCCACATCGAGCAGCTCTATGGGGCCGGGCTGTTTGCGGGATCCCTATGGAAACACGGGAGCAAACACAGGCACTCCTCCGCGGCTGAGTCAGCCCGGGGAGGGGGAGGCACAGGGGACCCAATCCATCGCTGACCGCCCAAACTACAAGCGCCctgtgcagctccctgctgcacagccctAACCTGAATCCTGGCCCGGGTCCCCAGGCATtggggtgtccccatggggaCAAGCAGGGACGGACAGGGGCCCTGCAGGAGGAGCgctgctggtggcactggtgtCACCTCACCTGCTCAGGGGGCTGCTGGGACTCCAGTCTGCGGGCGGCAGCGCTGCCCTTGGGGGCGAGGCGGTGGCACAGGCACAGGCAGAGGGATGAGACCAGCAGGATGCCGACATCGGGGGCCACCAGGCGCACCGAGTTGGGGAGGTCGCCCAAGTCCAACCTTGGGGGTGGAAGAGCGAGGTTGGAGGGGGGGTTCTCCACCACCAGTGACCACAAATAACGTGAAGGGACCCGTACCTGGTGACCCCAATGTGCCGGGCGAGgacctcccagctgctgcctgtggggaAGCATGGAGGTGTTAGGGTGGCACTgaccccacagcagccccatagcACACGGCAGGCGGGGTCCTGCAGCCAAATGCCACCAGCTCGGGGGCTCTGGGGCGCCTGGCACCGGCCAGGGGAGGTACTCACAGCTGGGCCCCAGCAGCTGGTCCAGGGTGGGCAGCGTGTAGAGGCATATCTGGAAAACGAAGTGGgcgaggaggaagaggaggctggTCCCCAAGAGAGCTTTGAGGAGGCGGCCGGCGTGACCTGCAAGAGATGGGCACCCATCGCCCCGAGCAGCCCCCAGGGGTGCCAGCATCCCCACTCTGAACTCCTGGGAAGGGTACACTGCTGCCACGCCAGCGCTGCCAGACCCCCacgccccgcagcccccccagGAGCATCCCTTCTGCCACACCACTGGGGAAACCAAGGCACGGGGCAGTGCAGGATCCTAGGACCACACTCCCTTCTCCATGCACCCACAGCCAGCACCCAGCAATGGGATGCAGCATACCACTGCCTCCCAACCCTGTCCCGTCCCAGAactcccccagctgcagccgTGCCCAAAGCCCTGCACTTCCCTGGCTGCAGGGGGCACATCCCAGGCACCCAGCTGGGCACAGGGCCACGCACTGGGAGCGGCCCTGAGGTTTCTGGTTAATAGGGCCGAGGCTCGAAATTGGCCACCTTGCAGCAGGAGGACTATTAATAGTTGCACAGGGCTATAATTAACCGAACGAGGCTGCCACGTGGAGCCGCCCGGCCCTGGGGAAACCACAAAGGAGGAGCAGGTACCTGCAGGAGGGACAGAGTGCGTCCCCTAAAAATAGTCCCAAACCCCACTGACGGTCCCGAGCCCGGGATGCAATGCCCTCACCTGAGATGTCGGCCGGTCCTGGGAACCacggcagcagcaggaggtacAGCAGGTACACCAGGGAGAGGGTGTTGAAGCGGAACAGGCAGGCTGGGGGCACAGGGTGGGCAGAGTTGAGGGCACTGGGGCATCCgcaccccatagggaccccatcAAAGGGAGTGACCGACTGGGTCACTCCAAAACGCTGCAGACCCCAGGACAGCCCCACAGAGGGTCTGCTCCCTTCCAAACCAGAAGGACCCGACCCCCCATGGCCAGgggagcagggtgctgggggggcCGGGTGCCAGGGGAAGTGCTGCAAGCTGCAAGCCCGGTGCAGCCCTTCCTGTGTTTACGAGGTTTTAATGGGACggagcatcctgcagcagtgcGCGAGCCTCCCCACGCACCCCAATGCGGGGCTATTGCGGGGTCCCCGCCTGCCCCATGCCTGGGGAGCCCCcaagcagggctgggggctgctcacATCCCCACGCTCGCTGGGGGGCACCCGCCGCCTCCCAGCGGTGACCCCATCCCGCGTCACCTCCCCGCACGCCGAGCGTTGCTCGCTGCATTTCGGCAAAGCCATGATCTCATGGAACAACTATTCCCCTCCCCGCGCCAGCCCCGAGCAGCCGGCCCGGAGGGGAGCGGAGCCTGGCGGGGGGCAGCTAGAACCACCCCTGCATTGTGGGCAGACCCCGAGGGTCCCTGGGAGTGGGGGGGTCACCCCAATGGTGGTGAGAAGGGGGATTGGTGGCCAGAGCATCACCGGGGCGGGGGGCTGCCAGGGAGGGTGGCAGCGCCGGGCATGTATGTGCCATAGGGACAGCGTGCAGCAGCGTGGCTCAGCTGCTTCGTGCCACCAAGGGCTGGGGACATCGCTCCTGGAGCATCACGGGTTTGGGGTCACCTGAAGCACCACGAGGGATGGGAAGGAGGCACGTGCCACAGTGGGCAGCATCCCGCCTGGCATGGGGTGGCAAACAATAGGGGGGACAGGGGGGGAACTGCTGCCCCCAGACCCTCCCAGCACCACGGGATCGGGCTCCCACCGCCGTCCCGCACCGGCGCAGCAAACCGGTTCCCCTCCGTGCTGACAGCGGGGAAAGCGCCGGCATGGGGAGGGCTGGGGTGCGGGGGGAACCAGTTTGGCAGCGCCGGGATTGCAGAGCGTGCCAAGGGCGAGCTGCCCCGCGGCACCGGGACGGCCGCTCCCCGCTGCACGGCCTCTGCTGCACCGAGCcgggtgggtgggtgggtggggggTGGTACCCACCGCCCCCTCCGcgtgccagcagcacccaccgCCCACgagcttttgctgctgtgagGCAAGAGCTGCTCTTTGCCGGGTGCCTCCCTGCTGGGTCCGCCTGGCTCCGCATCCCAGCGGCCGGGAGAGCTCAAGCTGCGCACCGTGCTCGTGGGCAAGAGGACGAACCGCAGTGCCAGGAGCCGGGCAGGATGCGCTGCTGCTCCCTAACGCCGGCCTGCAGCCTTCCCCTGCTGGCTCCCCGGGGCCCGATCCATCCCAGGACCCCCCCAGCGGGGCCGCATTCACCCCCGTTTGCAGCAGGGAGACGCTCACAGCCGGCGCAGagcgcagcagcagcactggggagagGGGGCTCAGAGGGGATGGAGCCGTTCCCAGCTGTAGNNNNNNNNNNNNNNNNNNNNNNNNNNNNNNNNNNNNNNNNNNNNNNNNNNNNNNNNNNNNNNNNNNNNNNNNNNNNNNNNNNNNNNNNNNNNNNNNNNNNNNNNNNNNNNNNGCCAGCACCCCAttggcagtgctggctgcacgCAGCCCTGCCGGTCGgtgtcagctctgctccttgctctCTGCAGGACCAGGAACGACCCCCGCAcctcacagcagcagtgagaacCCAATGAGAAGCAGCCACAGGCACATTCCCATTCCCAGCCCCATCTCCGCTTTCCGGGAAGAAGAACCAGCCCCACCATATCCTGTTTGTGTGGAAAATCCATCCCGGCGCTGCCAGCGTGGGGCAGGGGCCGTCCCGCTCCCCGGGGGGATGCCATGGGATCACCCCGGAGCGCAGCCCCGTGCCTGGGAAAACCCACAGCCGGGTGGGATGGGATAAGGAAAGCGGCTCCGGGGGAGCGGTGCTCGATGCCAGCCCATCGCCCAAGGATGGGGACGGCCCCGATGTCCCCCACAGCACCGACAGCGGCCGCTGGGGACGAACCGCGCGGCCGTCCCGCCCCGAGTCCTTATCATTGCCGAGCATAGGAGGAAGCGGGAGCAGAGAGGTTAAACGGGCAGCGCGGCCCAAAGCACCAGCCCGGCCCCAGAGCAACGGGGCCGCACAGGGACGGGGCACCTACAGCGGGGCAGGAGCCAACCCCACGCCTTAAAGCTCGGCGCTGGGACGCCCGTGCTGCCGAACCGACACCCCCGCCCCACCCCCCGGGGGGATCCCCGGCGCTCAGGGCATCCCCGCAGCCGGAGGCCGGGGGTGAAACCCCCCCCGCGCCCCGCTCCCCAGCCCCGACACCCCCTGCAAACCCACGCAGGACACGGGCCCCCCCCGCAGCACCGAGGGACGGAGCATCACCCACCCCAGCCCCGCGCAGCCCATCCCCCAGGACCGCCCTTGGGAGGAAGCGGAGTTATTGCTCTTGGAGACGTTCGgtggcagttttttttttttttttttttttccctttttcccctctcttttttttttttccctccatttcctcctcttatttcccctcatttaaaaaaagcaccTGACCGCAGGAGGCAGCTGGCCGCAGCCCACGCCGGGCACCGCGCCTGCAGCGCTCCCCGGGACCCCCACACCCCACTCGTGGGGGGGCTCTGCTgggcggggggtggggggggtcgTGTCCTCACCCCCGTCCAGCTCAGAACCTCCCCTCATTTTGGGGGGCGCATCCCTAGGGAAAGCGCGGCCCGAGGGATGCTGGGTGGGATGGGCActcggggtggggggggggctcCCCCCTCCGGAGGCTCCGGCCCTACGGAACAGCAcccccatggggctgccccgCACCGTGCCGCAAGGTCCGGCCACCGCCCGCACCGAGTTGGCTGGGAGCCGGCAGCACACATCCTGCGGACGTCGGGGAAGAGCCTAActgcaggggaaggaaagcTGCGGGGCTCCCACCTgccccgtgcctcagtttccccccccccccgtgcaAGGGCCCGGCTGCCCTCCGAGCACCCGCTGAGTCACACGCACCTCTATTTTAACCTCACCTCCTCGGACAGCCGCTGCCGAGCGGGGCCCCAAAAGCCACCGGGAGAGGGGGAAGGCCGCCCAGGAGCTGCACCCCGTCCCGCAACGCGGTTACAGCGCGGCGGGCCCcggaggggcgggggggggaaAAACACGCGTGACCCCACGGGATGCTCCCGGCCTTGTGCAAGCGGCTCCCGGGCCACCTTCCCGGCCCGGTTTGCAAGCAGGGTTATAATTAACCTCCTCACATCCTGCGCGATGCACTGAGTCACTCCTCgcaaaatgcagaaagaagctTTTCAGCCGCCACCGACTTCCTCCGCCAGGACGGCGGGGACGGGCCCCGCTCCGCCGGGGggtggcacagccctggggggcggggggggggtcCCGCCGCGACGGCGTCCCCGCACAAGGAGCCCGTTGAACGGCGCGTGTTGACGGAGCCCCGCGGAGCCGGAGAGGGTTTTTCCTTTCGGACGGTGCCGACGTTCAAAGGGCCGATTCTTGTCCCGCTCGCGGGGACACGGGGATTTTCCAGGCTGGGGGCCAGGCGGCTCCCCGCGCTGGGTGGTGCGCGGAGCGGCCGCCCCAGCGCAGCGCGCGGCTCCGTGCAACCCGGGGACGCGGGACGGGGCGGCCGCGTGTGACAGCGCTGCCCGCGGGCTCCGGCTGCGGTTCCGGGCAAGGAAAAAGTTGCGTGCCCCCTCCCCCGCAACCTCTGTCACCGCGTCCCGGCTCCGATTCACCCCTAGGAACGACAccgtgggggtgggggggggtaCCCTCACACCGTGAGCGCGCGGCCCCAACAACCCcaatgagctgtgctggggggatACCCCTgagccccccccctcccccccgcaGTAAGAAATAACGCGCGACACGTGCACCCACCGGCGAGCAGGGCgagcggcagcagcagccagtaGAGCCCCGCGCACAGCGCCCGCCGCTCCATGCTTCAGGCGGCCGCGGGCCGGGCCATGCCGCGCCGCTCCCGTCCCGTTCCCGTTCCGCCCCGCAGGGCCGGACCCGGAGCGCTGCGAGGGAACGCGTTTcccccgccccgccgctgcCTTTATACGCGGCGCCGCCCGGCCCCCTCGGCCCGGCCCCGCCTGGCGCCGCCCGCTGCAGCCACCAGTGCCGCGAGTTGGCCGGTCTCAGCCTTTCCAGCGGCCCCGCAGCAAAGCGGAGGCGCTGGAGGAGGAACgagggaagggggagaaataaataaataaattacaactATAAGATTGGGCGCTTCCTGTTTGCTcgtcatttaaaaaaaaaaaaaaaaaaaaNNNNNNNNNNNNNNNNNNNNNNNNNNNNNNNNNNNNNNNNNNNNNNNNNNNNNNNNNNNNNNNNNNNNNNNNNNNNNNNNNNNNNNNNNNNNNNNNNNNNNNNNNNNNNNNNNNNNNNNNNNNNNNNNNNNNNNNNNNNNNNNNNNNNNNNNNNNNNNNNNNNNNNNNNNNNNNNNNNNNNNNNNNNNNNNNNNNNNNNNNNNNNNNNNNNNNNNNNNNNNNNNNNNNNNNNNNNNNNNNNNNNNNNNNNNNNNNNNNNNNNNNNNNNNNNNNNNNNNNNNNNNNNNNNNNNNNNNNNNNNNNNNNNNNNNNNNNNNNNNNNNNNNNNNNNNNNNNNNNNNNNNNNNNNNNNNNNNNNNNNNNNNNNNNNNNNNNNNNNNNNNNNNNNNNNNNNNNNNNNNNNNNNNNNNNNNNNNNNNNNNNNNNNNNNNNNNNNNNNNNNNNNNNNNNNNNNNNNNNNNNNNNNNNNNNNNNNNNNNNNNNNNNNNNNNNNNNNNNNNNNNNNNNNNNNNNNNNNNNNNNNNNNNNNNNNNNNNNNNNNNNNNNNNNNNNNNNNNNNNNNNNNNNNNNNNNNNNNNNNNNNNNNNNNNNNNNNNNNNNNNNNNNNNNNNNNNNNNNNNNNNNNNNNNNNNNNNNNNNNNNNNNNNNNNNNNNNNNNNNNNNNNNNNNNNNNNNNNNNNNNNNNNNNNNNNNNNNNNNNNNNNNNNNNNNNNNNNNNNNNNNNNNNNNNNNNNNNNNNNNNNNNNNNNNNNNNNNNNNNNNNNNNNNNNNNNNNNNNNNNNNNNNNNNNNNNNNNNNNNNNNNNNNNNNNNNNNNNNNNNNNNNNNNNNNNNNNNNNNNNNNNNNNNNNNNNNNNNNNNNNNNNNNNNNNNNNNNNNNNNNNNNNNNNNNNNNNNNNNNNNNNNNNNNNNNNNNNNNNNNNNNNNNNNNNNNNNNNNNNNNNNNNNNNNNNNNNNNNNNNNNNNNNNNNNNNNNNNNNNNNNNNNNNNNNNNNNNNNNNNNNNNNNNNNNNNNNNNNNNNNNNNNNNNNNNNNNNNNNNNNNNNNNNNNNNNNNNNNNNNNNNNNNNNNNNNNNNNNNNNNNNNNNNNNNNNNNNNNNNNNNNNNNNNNNNNNNNNNNNNNNNNNNNNNNNNNNNNNNNNNNNNNNNNNNNNNNNNNNNNNNNNNNNNNNNNNNNNNNNNNNNNNNNNNNNNNNNNNNNNNNNNNNNNNNNNNNNNNNNNNNNNNNNNNNNNNNNNNNNNNNNNNNNNNNNNNNNNNNNNNNNNNNNNNNNNNNNNNNNNNNNNNNNNNNNNNNNNNNNNNNNNNNNNNNNNNNNNNNNNNNNNNNNNNNNNNNNNNNNNNNNNNNNNNNNNNNNNNNNNNNNNNNNNNNNNNNNNNNNNNNNNNNNNNNNNNNNNNNNNNNNNNNNNNNNNNNNNNNNNNNNNNNNNNNNNNNNNNNNNNNNNNNNNNNNNNNNNNNNNNNNNNNNNNNNNNNNNNNNNNNNNNNNNNNNNNNNNNNNNNNNNNNNNNNNNNNNNNNNNNNNNNNNNNNNNNNNNNNNNNNNNNNNNNNNNNNNNNNNNNNNNNNNNNNNNNNNNNNNNNNNNNNNNNNNNNNNNNNNNNNNNNNNNNNNNNNNNNNNNNNNNNNNNNNNNNNNNNNNNNNNNNNNNNNNNNNNNNNNNNNNNNNNNNNNNNNNNNNNNNNNNNNNNNNNNNNNNNNNNNNNNNNNNNNNNNNNNNNNNNNNNNNNNNNNNNNNNNNNNNNNNNNNNNNNNNNNNNNNNNNNNNNNNNNNNNNNNNNNNNNNNNNNNNGTGGTCCCAGTGCTTGCTTTGGGGTTGGGACGTTGGGGTCCCGGTGTTGGTTTGGCTGGGGGAAGCTGTCCCGGTgtttggggggtgggggtggtgTCGGGAATGGCCGCACACCCGTGGGCAGCCCAAGCTTTCCACCCCTAATCCTATCTCCTGCTGACCCGCAGCCAGCCAGCCCCGCATCGCTGGGCCCACTGGAGCCCCCCGTAGCCAGCAGGATGCCCTCCCCTGGCCCGGAGCGGGACAGCGGGACCACACCACGCCTGGAGCAGGTACGGGTATGGGGGAAGGGGGCTTAGTGCCTGACTGGGGTCTCCACCCGATCGCTTCCCTTTGCACCTTCTTCATCCTTTGCTGACTGCCCCTGACCCCGCAGGAGGAGCTGGCCACGCTGCAGAGCCGCTTGcagaggatgaggatgaagcCCCCCGCCCAGCTGCCCCCCATCCCCGCTGGGGCCGGCGCTGAGCTGCGGAGCCGCCTGCAGAGCCTGCGGGGCCTGGAGCTGCGGCTCCGTGCCAAGGCAGCGGGCACTGGGACGGGACCAGATGGGGTCACCGGGACGGAGTCTCCAGCACCAGCGGAGAATGGGTGAGAAATGGCTCCGAGGGGGGAAAGTGGGGCATGGTGGGGCTGCTGCCACGAGGGaaagggcagcagtgctgctctgcccacGCCATGTTGCATTTCTGGTGAGAGGGGCAGCGGGGTCCCTCGGATCAGCCCCGTTGTGGGCAAAGCCCTGAGCCCCGGGGCTTCTCCGTCCCCAGAGCGCTGTGAGCGCAGCGTGGGTTGATGGGatggagggagcagagggaacCTGCCCCAGTGTGTGGGGCACACCGCTCCCATCTCAGCCCTGCTGGGCTCCAAGCCCTCATTCTAACCCAGGTGGCCTCGGGGCTGTCCCAGTGACCCCTCTCCGTTCCCAGCAGCGCACGGCTCCCCGCCTACCAGCGCTTCCATGCCCTGGCGCAGGACACGGCGCCGGGGCTGACGCTGCCCTACAAGTACAAGGTGCTGGCGGAGATGTTCCGCAGCGTGGACACCATCGCCGGGATGCTCTTCAACCGCGCCGAGACCATCACCTTCGCCAAGGTGAAGCAGGGCGTGCAGGACATGATGCGCAAGTGAGTCCGCAGCAGCGCCGGCCcgcagctggggctgcttccCTGCGTCAGCCCTCGGGGTTCCCCACGTCCCTGGTGCCGTTGCAGGCAGTTCGAGGAGCGGCACGTGGGGCAGATCAAGGCGGTGTACCCCACCTCCTACCGCTTCCGCCAGGAGAAGAACATCCCCACCTACAGCAGCGGCGTGAAGAAGTCGGAGTACCAGCTGACGCTGGAGCCGGTGCTGGGGGAAGGTACGCGTGGCTGGGACCTGCTGGGTCTGAAACGACCTGAGCGTGggtttctgcagctctgctgctgtgcccttGGGGTTTTGCCGTGATGCTGCAGCGATGCTCTGCTCTCTCCCCGCAGATGAGCAGCTGTGCGGCCGCCCTCACCTGTCAGCATCGCGCCTGCTGGAGCGCAGGAAGGAGTTCCACCGCAGCCTGGTGAACATCGTCAAGCAGCACCACGCGGTGAGCCCCAGCCCGATGTCGGGAGGCCAAGCTGTCCTCTCTTCCTAAAGGAATGGGTGGGCATCCAGGCTCCTTGCGTGCTCTTGGCGTGGGTGGGAGGACAGCAACGCGGCGTGGAGAGCAGGGAATGCGTGGCTGCTGGGATTTCTCCCGGTTCTGGCTTTCCCCAAGCCAGCTGCCACATTCTCATCCCGCTGCAGGCGTTCCTGGCCACCCTGAGCCCGCCCATGGAGGTGCCAGAGGACAAGCTGACCCGCTGGCATCCCCGCTTCAACGTGGACGAGGTGCCCGACATCAGCCCGGCGGAGCTGCCGCGGCCGCCGCAGGAGAACAGGATCAGCACGGCGCAGGAGGTGCTGAGCGCAGCTCGGGGCACGATGAGCGCTAAGGTGAGCGGGGAGCACCGGGCTCTGCCGCAGccgctgccccacagcagccatcCCTCGgggggtggggaagggctgcTCCTGCGTGGGCCGGCTGAGCGCCGTAAGGTGGGAACACACGCTGAACATCAGCGTGCGCgaggctggaggagctgcccCTGGGGCTGGAGGTGAGGTCGTGCCCCACGCAGATGGGTCCGATGGGGGGAGCGCCGGGCTGCTGCAGGGTGGCcccgggggtgggggggagcggcggcggaggggaaacttctccttcctcccagctgtAACCCAACTCCTCCTCCGTCCACATGAGCAGATGGAAAAAGCTCTtgccaacctggccttgagaaGCGCTGAAGCCGGTGCGGAGGAACCAGTGCTTTCCAAAGCAGCATCCCCTGCCAGCGCCTCCAGCGCTCTCAAAGGGGTGTCCCAGGCGCTGCTGGAGCGGGTGAGTAATTCCATCCTGGCCGcggccccggggggggggggggaggaggggggagaagAGCCCACCTGCTCCTGACCCCTCTCCCCGCTCCCCAGATCCGTGCGAAGGAGGCGCGGCGGCTGCAGGCGCTGATGACGCGGGCGGCGGGGCAGGAGGAGCGGCTGGCCATGCTGGGCCGGCTGCCGGCCATGGCCCGCATCCTGCGCGGCGTCTTCGTGGCCGAGAAGAAGCAGGCGCTGCCCATGGAGCTGGCGTGCGCCCGCATGGCCGACAGCTACCCcacacagatggcagcaggtatgggggggggaaggagggggtgTGGGGCAGCGGGTGGCACGGCGATGGGGTTTGCTGGGATGGGAGCTGAGCTGTTGTTTGGATGCATCCCCGCAGGTGAGATGGAGAAGCACCTGCGgctcctggcagagctgctgcccgACTGGGCGACCGTCCACGCCATCCGCACCGACACCTACATCAAGCTGGACAAGCACATGGACCTCGGCCTGGTCACCGGGAGGCTGGAGAAGGCGGCCAAGGAGGCAGAAGCCCTCTGAGCCCTGCCAGGACCCGGGCTTCCCCTGTATGGTTCTCTCTTTTGCAAGTGTAGCGAGCTCCCGCGAGCAAAGCGGGATCGAGTTAGTTCTTTGTTGGGTCCTTGCAGGTTGCAGCTGCCTCTAAAGCTGAAGGCGGTCGGGGGTGAGATCCAGAGCTTCCAGCCCCCGTGTGCCGCGTCCTGGCTGGGCGCAGGGGCTGCTTctgtgtgctgggggaggggggcgaggaggaaggagggagagaagaagtCACGAAGCGCTGTTTTTGGTGTCTGGGGTCTCGTTCTGTTTTTAAGGGAGGGAAGCGCATCTCCGGCGCTCGCTGGAAACGGCGGCAGGACTTGTCAAAACACATCtgcattaaatgttttaaatagaGCTGACTCGCGTTGTGAACCCAACGCTCTTCCTCCCGCTGTCTGCGTTGGGCCCCGGCCGCTCACgcagggaagggctggggcACGGTCCAAGTCCTGCAGCAAAGCCTGACTGGAAAAAGTGAGCGTGGGCTCCGCGGAGCTGAATGCGGCTCTTGTCAGCAGGGCTCTGGCACGGGGCAGGGGGGTGAGCGCGGGGAGGGGCTGCCCGGCACGGGGCTGCTCACCTGGGCTGGGTGAACGGTGCCTTCTGATGGAGGGGGGTGGCAGCGAGGTGCTGCGCTTCACCCCACAGCGGCGCACGGGGCTGAGCCGGAGGGAGCTTCCCGGCTGGGGGCTGGCTGCAGCGTGGTCCCCGCGGGGATTTCACCCAGCACACGTGGGATGCTTCCCAGCTCGCCCAGGCTGAGACGCACGCCTC from Numida meleagris isolate 19003 breed g44 Domestic line chromosome 10, NumMel1.0, whole genome shotgun sequence encodes the following:
- the CDT1 gene encoding DNA replication factor Cdt1 isoform X2 is translated as MPSPGPERDSGTTPRLEQEELATLQSRLQRMRMKPPAQLPPIPAGAGAELRSRLQSLRGLELRLRAKAAGTGTGPDGVTGTESPAPAENGARLPAYQRFHALAQDTAPGLTLPYKYKVLAEMFRSVDTIAGMLFNRAETITFAKVKQGVQDMMRKQFEERHVGQIKAVYPTSYRFRQEKNIPTYSSGVKKSEYQLTLEPVLGEDEQLCGRPHLSASRLLERRKEFHRSLVNIVKQHHAAFLATLSPPMEVPEDKLTRWHPRFNVDEVPDISPAELPRPPQENRISTAQEVLSAARGTMSAKMEKALANLALRSAEAGAEEPVLSKAASPASASSALKGVSQALLERIRAKEARRLQALMTRAAGQEERLAMLGRLPAMARILRGVFVAEKKQALPMELACARMADSYPTQMAAGEMEKHLRLLAELLPDWATVHAIRTDTYIKLDKHMDLGLVTGRLEKAAKEAEAL
- the CDT1 gene encoding DNA replication factor Cdt1 isoform X1, with amino-acid sequence MPSPGPERDSGTTPRLEQEELATLQSRLQRMRMKPPAQLPPIPAGAGAELRSRLQSLRGLELRLRAKAAGTGTGPDGVTGTESPAPAENGSARLPAYQRFHALAQDTAPGLTLPYKYKVLAEMFRSVDTIAGMLFNRAETITFAKVKQGVQDMMRKQFEERHVGQIKAVYPTSYRFRQEKNIPTYSSGVKKSEYQLTLEPVLGEDEQLCGRPHLSASRLLERRKEFHRSLVNIVKQHHAAFLATLSPPMEVPEDKLTRWHPRFNVDEVPDISPAELPRPPQENRISTAQEVLSAARGTMSAKMEKALANLALRSAEAGAEEPVLSKAASPASASSALKGVSQALLERIRAKEARRLQALMTRAAGQEERLAMLGRLPAMARILRGVFVAEKKQALPMELACARMADSYPTQMAAGEMEKHLRLLAELLPDWATVHAIRTDTYIKLDKHMDLGLVTGRLEKAAKEAEAL